One window of the Candidatus Jettenia sp. genome contains the following:
- a CDS encoding asparagine synthase-related protein gives MSSMYGFSAQKRINNPAIILNKMFRAIPSPCLSANHQWTTLEGLVGLGTTYPAKASGSKYYAEDLSSGMYCIFDGIIYRDNNDLNRKSLVETDGAAFLLEQYQRLGINCLRNINGSFNVAWWDEKAHRLILANDKLGHNLLFWGIRDNILVFASMLARIMTIGILSSDIDIEGFADLLNYGYILGERTLFKDIHVLPPASFLIFEGGKVCIKQYWHLNQVESHGRYDKQRLDELENIFKLAVKRSILPDKTCAIDLTGGLDSRCILAAAVNQRLPFITHTGGQPDTTDVVIAKRLSAQIGVQHCFESINPQMLSEWLVPMVLYQGGIFATIHCHPCQLLYSPLPFDAVVQGTGGEFARGADWVSPGDLRISNLTTEFIMRRLSPRTAQCLNMEQLWKREFRFIGMHAPREHLYSLLAGYKPKDSPIAVMKYLSLNELGRKFLNKAILIARGSKGAYFPYFDHQWVEAIASIPISERVNNRIQTDLIKRLCPEIKDIPYTHDPFPLLAPLWKIFMRKGYRVVKRRTLQKLQFTNINPDEVPSTYYFRWSRKEMYNTFIELLYNPHAAFRTYLNWKTVETLLNQHFTGKRNWEILVAALTVFEISHKLWVAPYKPYTDEHVIPLFLPSDLRKAI, from the coding sequence ATGAGCAGCATGTATGGATTTTCAGCACAAAAACGGATCAATAATCCCGCTATCATACTTAATAAAATGTTCAGGGCTATTCCCTCCCCATGTTTATCGGCCAATCATCAGTGGACTACACTAGAAGGACTCGTAGGTCTTGGAACAACTTATCCTGCAAAAGCCAGTGGATCCAAATATTATGCTGAAGATTTATCAAGCGGTATGTATTGTATTTTTGATGGTATTATATACCGTGATAATAACGATCTAAACAGAAAGAGCCTTGTAGAAACTGATGGAGCTGCTTTTTTACTTGAGCAATATCAGAGATTAGGGATTAATTGTTTAAGGAATATCAATGGCAGTTTCAATGTAGCCTGGTGGGATGAAAAAGCACATCGGTTAATTTTAGCTAATGATAAGTTAGGTCATAACCTCTTATTTTGGGGTATTCGGGATAATATCCTTGTCTTTGCATCCATGCTGGCACGGATTATGACAATCGGCATTTTATCCTCTGATATAGATATAGAGGGGTTTGCTGATCTATTAAACTACGGATACATTCTGGGTGAAAGAACCCTTTTCAAAGATATCCATGTTCTGCCACCCGCCAGTTTCCTTATCTTTGAAGGAGGTAAGGTATGCATCAAACAATATTGGCATTTGAATCAGGTGGAATCTCATGGAAGGTATGATAAACAACGGTTAGATGAACTGGAGAATATTTTTAAATTAGCAGTAAAGCGTTCTATTCTGCCGGATAAAACATGTGCTATTGACCTGACAGGAGGACTTGATTCACGGTGTATACTAGCAGCCGCTGTAAACCAACGATTACCATTTATTACCCATACCGGTGGCCAACCGGATACTACGGATGTCGTAATTGCCAAAAGATTGTCTGCTCAAATTGGAGTACAGCATTGTTTTGAGTCAATTAACCCACAAATGTTAAGCGAATGGCTCGTTCCTATGGTACTTTATCAAGGGGGTATTTTTGCAACCATTCATTGTCACCCTTGTCAACTCCTCTATTCTCCGTTACCATTCGATGCAGTAGTGCAAGGGACCGGAGGAGAATTTGCCCGGGGCGCCGATTGGGTCTCTCCCGGCGACCTCCGTATCAGCAATCTTACTACTGAGTTTATCATGCGCCGCTTATCACCAAGAACAGCTCAATGCCTAAACATGGAGCAACTTTGGAAACGGGAATTCAGATTCATCGGCATGCATGCTCCGCGAGAACATTTATATAGCTTACTTGCAGGATACAAACCAAAAGATTCTCCTATTGCTGTTATGAAGTACCTTTCTCTTAACGAACTTGGACGTAAATTTCTCAATAAGGCAATTTTAATTGCGCGTGGCAGCAAGGGCGCATATTTTCCCTACTTTGACCATCAATGGGTAGAGGCTATCGCCTCTATTCCCATATCTGAACGAGTAAACAATAGAATACAAACTGATTTAATTAAGAGGCTTTGTCCTGAAATCAAAGATATTCCCTATACACATGATCCTTTTCCTCTACTAGCTCCTTTGTGGAAAATCTTTATGAGAAAAGGCTATAGAGTAGTTAAGCGGAGAACATTACAAAAGTTACAATTTACTAATATAAATCCTGATGAAGTTCCCAGTACCTATTATTTTCGTTGGTCCCGTAAGGAAATGTACAATACTTTCATTGAACTCCTCTATAATCCCCATGCCGCATTTCGAACCTATCTTAACTGGAAAACCGTTGAAACCTTGCTCAATCAGCATTTTACAGGCAAAAGGAACTGGGAAATCCTTGTAGCTGCTCTGACCGTATTTGAAATCTCTCATAAACTATGGGTAGCTCCCTATAAACCTTACACCGATGAACATGTTATTCCGTTATTTTTACCATCTGATTTGAGAAAAGCGATTTGA
- a CDS encoding bifunctional riboflavin kinase/FAD synthetase gives MEKIYRIKELTRKIHNPVVTLGMFDGVHRGHQKIIESVRHYASEKKGESVIITFDRHPKSLLENRPPSFITSLEHRLVLFERLGVDYTIILNFSPKLAQMTAEDFIHEILVGWLDVKCIVLGFNCRFGKDREGDITLVRTLADTYNFEVYECPPVIYKGQIISSTAIRQAILEGALEKAEGMLGRPVSILGTVVKKSGRGRILGYPTANLNLHHEVRPPRGVYGTKVHHAGQDYPALTNIGLRPTFAKEPSPDEDETLEIEVHILDFQGSLYGQDLEVQFLFKIRDEMPFETAEELKTQIERDKETLLRKAFPKKTEM, from the coding sequence TTGGAAAAGATCTATAGGATAAAGGAATTAACGAGAAAAATTCACAATCCTGTGGTAACCCTTGGGATGTTCGATGGTGTACACCGGGGGCATCAAAAAATTATTGAGAGCGTAAGGCATTACGCTTCGGAGAAAAAGGGTGAATCGGTAATAATCACCTTTGATCGTCATCCGAAAAGTCTTCTGGAGAACAGGCCTCCTTCCTTTATCACTTCTTTAGAACATCGATTGGTATTATTTGAGCGTCTGGGGGTCGATTATACTATAATACTTAATTTCTCCCCAAAACTTGCACAAATGACTGCTGAGGATTTTATCCATGAGATATTAGTCGGCTGGCTTGATGTAAAATGCATTGTTCTGGGATTCAATTGCCGTTTTGGGAAAGACCGTGAGGGAGATATAACATTGGTCCGTACCTTGGCAGATACCTATAACTTTGAAGTGTATGAGTGCCCACCGGTAATATACAAAGGTCAAATAATTAGTAGTACGGCTATCCGCCAGGCAATTTTAGAAGGAGCGTTAGAGAAGGCGGAAGGTATGCTTGGCAGACCTGTTTCTATTCTGGGCACTGTAGTAAAGAAATCTGGTAGAGGAAGGATATTGGGCTATCCTACGGCCAATTTGAATTTACATCATGAGGTGAGGCCACCGAGGGGCGTTTACGGAACAAAAGTTCACCACGCTGGACAAGATTATCCGGCATTGACCAATATAGGCTTACGACCAACATTTGCAAAAGAACCCTCTCCTGATGAGGATGAAACACTGGAGATTGAAGTCCACATCCTTGATTTCCAGGGTTCCCTCTACGGGCAGGATCTTGAGGTACAATTCCTCTTTAAAATAAGGGATGAAATGCCATTTGAAACCGCAGAAGAACTCAAGACACAGATTGAAAG
- a CDS encoding trypsin-like peptidase domain-containing protein has protein sequence MFYLFVVVTLLYFFNNPLTFANQNNEVDKLRQELLELEKITQPLIQTFRKVSQLVSPSVVSLSTEKKRAPSGTSETEPTPPSQHFPSKRDPHMEDIPKKGLGSGIIVEEHGYILTNNHVIDGFSEDEITVITYNGEQYKSVKIIGIDPNTDLAIIKIEAEDCLPVKFGNSEDVQVGDWVIAIGSPFGYHQTVSMGIISAKGRTHVIPFVLPFIYEDFFQTDAAINPGNSGGPLVNLRGEIIGVNTAIATRSGGFQGVGFAISASIAKETAENIITTGTVVRGYLGVGTHDINDDLAGVLGLKNKKEIIHRLQLPIEKGAFVLEVWSDTPASKAGILPGDIISELDGKKIENTTDLQHAIRHAKVNKAIIVKIIRDGSENALEVVVEPQPEDLAGKSYTAIQKLDEPTKFSLGLVVNELLPEIAKSLGFEGEKGVLVVDVESDSPAEHAGIKPGDLITKVGTREVDSVIEFMALMDEFLDKTGAVSIFVKNKGFVTLK, from the coding sequence ATGTTTTATTTATTTGTGGTAGTAACCCTCCTCTATTTTTTCAATAACCCCCTTACTTTTGCAAACCAAAATAATGAGGTTGATAAATTAAGGCAAGAACTATTAGAGCTTGAAAAGATAACCCAGCCACTCATCCAAACATTCCGGAAAGTCTCACAACTTGTCAGTCCATCAGTTGTCAGTTTAAGTACGGAAAAAAAGCGGGCTCCTAGTGGTACTTCCGAAACAGAACCCACCCCCCCATCGCAACATTTTCCATCCAAACGCGATCCCCACATGGAAGATATACCAAAAAAAGGGCTAGGTTCTGGTATTATTGTAGAAGAGCATGGTTATATTTTAACGAACAACCATGTTATCGATGGTTTTTCTGAAGATGAAATCACGGTGATTACCTATAATGGAGAACAATACAAAAGCGTCAAGATCATTGGTATCGATCCTAATACAGATCTTGCTATTATCAAAATAGAAGCAGAAGATTGCTTACCGGTTAAATTCGGCAATTCAGAAGATGTACAAGTGGGCGACTGGGTTATTGCAATTGGTAGTCCTTTTGGGTATCACCAAACAGTTTCTATGGGTATTATCAGCGCCAAAGGAAGAACTCACGTTATCCCATTCGTACTTCCTTTTATTTATGAAGACTTTTTTCAAACGGATGCAGCTATTAACCCTGGAAACAGTGGAGGACCGCTTGTTAACCTTAGGGGAGAAATAATTGGAGTGAATACCGCTATTGCCACTCGGTCCGGAGGTTTTCAGGGTGTAGGATTTGCCATTTCTGCTAGTATTGCAAAAGAAACGGCTGAAAATATCATAACCACAGGAACTGTCGTACGAGGGTATTTGGGTGTAGGAACTCACGATATTAATGACGATTTGGCAGGGGTACTTGGTCTAAAAAACAAAAAGGAAATTATTCATCGTTTACAGTTACCAATAGAAAAGGGAGCATTTGTTTTAGAAGTTTGGAGTGATACTCCTGCATCAAAGGCTGGCATTCTTCCCGGCGATATTATCTCAGAATTAGATGGGAAAAAAATTGAAAATACAACAGATCTTCAGCATGCTATTCGACATGCAAAGGTAAATAAAGCGATTATCGTAAAGATCATACGGGATGGTTCAGAAAATGCATTAGAAGTTGTGGTGGAACCACAACCGGAAGATCTTGCGGGCAAAAGCTATACTGCTATTCAAAAACTGGATGAGCCAACAAAATTTTCTTTAGGGTTGGTAGTAAATGAGCTCCTTCCTGAAATCGCAAAATCATTAGGTTTTGAGGGGGAAAAAGGTGTCTTGGTCGTTGATGTCGAATCAGATAGCCCGGCTGAACATGCGGGTATAAAACCCGGTGATTTGATTACAAAAGTAGGAACGAGAGAGGTAGACTCCGTTATAGAATTTATGGCGCTTATGGATGAATTCTTAGATAAGACCGGGGCAGTAAGTATATTTGTAAAAAACAAAGGATTTGTAACACTAAAATAA
- a CDS encoding ribbon-helix-helix domain-containing protein codes for MPEKTDKTFINIQIPTEMLDWIDDYRFKNRIQSRSEAVRQLLEKALGSPKKDPLKK; via the coding sequence ATGCCAGAAAAAACAGATAAAACTTTTATAAATATTCAAATTCCAACGGAGATGTTGGATTGGATTGATGACTATCGCTTTAAAAATAGGATTCAATCTAGGTCAGAAGCTGTAAGGCAATTGTTAGAGAAGGCCTTGGGCAGTCCAAAAAAAGATCCCTTAAAGAAGTAA
- a CDS encoding protein bicaudal D homolog, translating into MQKEVCFAKDIATIEKEYNKVAKKIKQFDKDHPLFMITGKIKNREDKSIQVWGLAIPRDNNQNIFGAVWNDSNIIIENPSQNGILIDHYQGEHNFFRKQYGKNIFGSPVPVWVYGDEPERLKLQNLLSKLKGKIEKYRQAELEQGKGKEVRLTVERKRLEQEKIKIGNSIEEIKQEIVKCKESSELARLHLKDSLRIVQEMLKTTQESPGQTESQLTESLKKFQKLLAQEKLEFEKNWEEFEQAEVKMKQSREKLEQANSREELENAEPRLKELLEKMKQYRKGFETKIKNLKEGKEFFMKCR; encoded by the coding sequence ATGCAAAAAGAAGTATGCTTCGCTAAGGATATAGCAACTATTGAAAAAGAGTATAATAAGGTTGCGAAGAAGATAAAACAGTTCGATAAGGATCATCCCTTATTCATGATCACAGGAAAAATTAAAAATCGGGAAGATAAGTCCATTCAGGTTTGGGGATTAGCAATACCTCGGGATAATAATCAGAATATTTTTGGCGCAGTTTGGAATGATTCCAATATTATCATTGAAAATCCTAGTCAAAATGGCATCTTGATAGATCATTATCAGGGTGAACATAATTTTTTTAGGAAACAATACGGAAAAAATATTTTTGGATCGCCCGTGCCTGTTTGGGTATATGGAGATGAACCTGAGCGGTTGAAACTGCAAAATCTCTTATCTAAACTGAAGGGTAAAATTGAAAAATACAGACAGGCAGAACTTGAACAGGGAAAAGGTAAAGAAGTGAGACTTACTGTTGAACGGAAGAGACTCGAGCAGGAAAAGATTAAGATTGGGAATAGTATAGAAGAGATAAAACAGGAAATAGTGAAATGTAAGGAGAGTTCTGAACTGGCAAGGCTTCATCTTAAAGATAGTCTGAGAATAGTTCAGGAAATGCTGAAAACGACTCAGGAAAGCCCCGGACAGACAGAATCTCAGTTAACGGAAAGTCTTAAAAAATTTCAAAAATTGCTCGCACAGGAAAAGCTGGAATTTGAAAAGAATTGGGAAGAATTTGAGCAGGCAGAAGTGAAAATGAAACAAAGCCGGGAAAAACTCGAACAGGCAAATAGCAGGGAAGAGCTTGAAAATGCAGAACCAAGATTGAAAGAGCTTTTAGAGAAGATGAAACAGTATCGGAAAGGATTTGAGACAAAAATAAAAAACCTAAAAGAGGGCAAAGAGTTTTTCATGAAATGTAGATAG
- a CDS encoding SurA N-terminal domain-containing protein, with product MVSSSWFRRHQKIVYIIMIFSMVVWGVSYSAMEMIPKKPVGKVLGRKITQNEFADMLRRWQRLFFSQANESIVSLVWKQLIFVEEAQRMGIMVTTQEIEEGIQRLAFQMFGTGMNMNKYSLIQFLCSNFKLNQDDIERTLREALLVEKLESAMRASTKMTTEETWQRYSMENEQVKFKALTLRANDFLNSVNVTEDEIRSHYEKYKNNEYNEESHQPGYKLPERVKMECLIAKFDDMEKQVSVPEDEMKKYYEDNKEVQFKITEVDTKPEDAKTDETVSEENKNNQKKEKKKNSDEGKEHKEETVTTYKSFDEVKGDIQKTLVRQKAIEKTTEIMTKLDEEIYESIDKEERSSFKDLANTYKVTYQIPKGKKTENEFLTENDLLEIFPGSDQIIQAAFDREKYEPSIPFDFVEGKVIFQVIDKKLPAPAPLEEIRNRVITDLKLEKALLRAKEVAEKHAGTAAKTVSFDDMVKSIKAECGQIDIPVSEIDYITRPIKLFNKDSKYIEALKEDRPNVAKKAFELKPGQRGVAVEPLGEKACYILEVIDKKPADKSAFEKDKENIAKRYLFEKQEAFISEWQTDINRHMEIYTKFQ from the coding sequence ATGGTTTCGAGTTCTTGGTTCAGAAGACATCAAAAAATAGTTTATATCATCATGATCTTTTCAATGGTTGTATGGGGTGTCAGCTACTCTGCAATGGAGATGATACCTAAAAAACCCGTTGGAAAGGTGCTTGGCAGGAAAATTACCCAAAATGAGTTTGCAGATATGTTGCGCAGATGGCAAAGATTGTTCTTTTCACAGGCAAACGAATCTATTGTTTCGCTAGTATGGAAACAACTCATATTTGTGGAAGAAGCCCAGCGAATGGGAATTATGGTGACAACACAAGAGATCGAAGAAGGTATTCAGAGACTTGCTTTTCAGATGTTCGGAACGGGAATGAATATGAATAAATATAGCCTTATACAATTCCTCTGTAGCAACTTCAAGCTTAATCAGGATGATATAGAGCGTACCTTAAGGGAAGCATTACTCGTTGAAAAGCTGGAATCTGCAATGCGCGCATCGACAAAAATGACAACGGAAGAAACCTGGCAAAGATACTCCATGGAAAATGAGCAGGTAAAGTTCAAAGCACTTACTTTGAGGGCCAACGACTTTCTAAATTCTGTCAATGTAACGGAGGATGAAATTCGCTCCCATTATGAGAAATACAAAAATAATGAATACAACGAGGAATCCCATCAACCAGGCTACAAACTTCCGGAAAGAGTTAAGATGGAGTGTCTGATAGCAAAATTTGACGACATGGAAAAACAGGTATCCGTTCCAGAGGATGAAATGAAAAAATATTATGAGGACAACAAGGAAGTTCAATTTAAGATTACAGAAGTAGATACAAAACCTGAAGATGCAAAGACGGATGAGACCGTAAGTGAAGAAAATAAAAACAATCAAAAGAAAGAAAAGAAGAAAAACAGTGATGAAGGTAAGGAACACAAAGAGGAAACCGTAACAACCTACAAATCTTTTGATGAAGTAAAGGGAGATATCCAAAAGACCCTTGTAAGGCAAAAGGCGATAGAAAAGACTACCGAAATTATGACAAAGCTAGACGAAGAAATATACGAGTCTATTGATAAAGAAGAACGCTCAAGCTTTAAGGATTTAGCAAATACCTATAAAGTAACCTATCAAATCCCGAAAGGGAAAAAAACTGAGAATGAATTTCTTACCGAGAATGATTTATTAGAAATATTCCCTGGATCAGATCAGATTATTCAGGCAGCTTTCGACAGAGAGAAATACGAACCTTCTATCCCTTTTGATTTTGTAGAAGGCAAGGTTATCTTCCAGGTTATTGATAAAAAGCTACCGGCGCCAGCGCCTTTGGAAGAAATACGAAATCGGGTAATAACTGACCTCAAGCTGGAAAAGGCCTTGCTCAGAGCTAAGGAAGTTGCTGAGAAACATGCGGGGACAGCAGCCAAGACGGTTTCTTTTGATGACATGGTAAAATCAATAAAGGCAGAATGCGGGCAAATCGATATTCCCGTTTCTGAAATCGATTATATTACTCGTCCTATAAAGCTTTTTAACAAAGACTCAAAGTATATTGAAGCGCTCAAAGAGGACAGACCAAATGTGGCAAAAAAAGCATTTGAATTGAAACCTGGTCAACGAGGGGTTGCAGTAGAACCTTTGGGAGAAAAAGCTTGCTATATCTTGGAGGTAATTGATAAAAAACCTGCTGATAAAAGCGCTTTTGAAAAAGATAAAGAGAACATAGCCAAGCGATACCTATTTGAGAAACAAGAAGCTTTCATCTCCGAATGGCAGACCGATATTAACCGACACATGGAGATATATACAAAATTTCAATAA
- a CDS encoding UPF0175 family protein translates to MKVVKLSDNLYKKVEKASKTHGMEVDDLVNKVINEGIELLNEKNILELYRNRKITLQKAAEMLSLDIWDIIDKLKKADIHLDYTMENLVEDLK, encoded by the coding sequence ATGAAGGTAGTTAAACTTAGCGATAATTTATATAAAAAAGTGGAAAAAGCTTCAAAAACACATGGTATGGAGGTTGACGACCTTGTTAACAAGGTGATAAATGAGGGTATTGAGTTGTTGAATGAGAAGAATATCCTCGAACTTTATAGAAACCGCAAAATTACCCTTCAGAAGGCTGCTGAAATGCTTTCTTTAGATATATGGGACATAATAGATAAATTAAAAAAGGCCGATATACATCTTGACTATACCATGGAGAATCTGGTTGAGGACCTAAAATAA
- the topA gene encoding type I DNA topoisomerase, translating into MAKTKKNMVIVESPAKAKTIGKFLGSSFFVRSSMGHVRDLPEKKLSVDVENNFTPEYKVIPSRKKLVSELLGDSKKADAIYLASDLDREGEAIAWHLSQVLELPEKKVHRVTFNEITKDAILEAFKHPNPINMAKVNAQQARRILDRLVGYQLSPLLWKKITKGLSAGRVQSVAVRLIVEREKEIKEFTPQEYWKITAELKRISENTDKPEDSKAFKAILQKFKNENIEIKNEQQAKGIVDELQKAEYRVASVKKQTKRNNAPPPFTTSLLQQQASTRLQFSAKKTMLIAQQLYEGIDIGTQGTVGLITYMRTDSFHISEQALSSCRTHIADTYGKDYLPEKPNIHASNKQGTQGAHEAIRPTVVEYTPESIKDFLTKDQYKLYELIWKRFVASQMQPALYAVTDVEITSGLYTFKARGRVLLFDGHTLISGHEIDKDEQILPPLEKDQWLELITLSPTQHFTQPPPRFTEASLVKTLEKMGIGRPSTYATIISTIQDRGYVKQEKRAFYATELGMLVTEKLIEHFAKIMDVKFTSHMEGELDKIEDEKIDWLTVLKEFYDPFKMDLEKAMGEMKSVKGTPEESNQVCTLCRQPMVIRWGRHGKFLGCSAFPKCKSTLPLDEKGEPAQPEMTEQKCEKCGNAMVVKTGRHGKFLACSGYPECKNTKSLNGEATKVEPTDEKCEKCGSSMVIRFSKKGRFMGCSAYPKCRNIKPLPTGVKCPQEDCGGDLIQRRSKQGGIFFGCSKYPECDYITKELPTIPHVSEEK; encoded by the coding sequence ATGGCAAAAACGAAAAAAAATATGGTAATTGTTGAATCCCCTGCAAAGGCGAAGACGATTGGTAAGTTTCTTGGCTCGTCCTTCTTTGTCCGCTCATCGATGGGGCATGTGCGAGACCTGCCAGAAAAGAAACTATCAGTTGATGTGGAAAATAATTTTACACCTGAATATAAAGTAATTCCCAGCCGAAAAAAATTAGTTTCAGAATTGCTTGGTGATTCAAAGAAAGCAGACGCTATTTATCTCGCATCCGATCTTGATCGTGAAGGGGAGGCTATCGCCTGGCATCTATCTCAAGTTCTTGAATTACCCGAGAAAAAGGTGCACCGGGTTACCTTTAATGAAATAACAAAAGACGCTATCCTGGAAGCCTTTAAGCATCCTAACCCTATCAATATGGCTAAGGTGAATGCCCAGCAGGCGCGAAGGATACTTGACCGACTGGTAGGGTATCAGCTAAGTCCTTTACTCTGGAAGAAGATTACGAAGGGGCTTAGCGCCGGTCGTGTTCAATCCGTTGCTGTTCGGCTCATTGTGGAGCGTGAAAAAGAGATTAAGGAATTTACACCACAAGAGTACTGGAAGATTACTGCTGAATTAAAACGCATCTCAGAGAATACAGATAAACCTGAAGATAGTAAGGCTTTTAAGGCTATTCTTCAAAAGTTTAAAAATGAAAATATTGAAATAAAAAATGAACAACAGGCGAAAGGCATTGTTGATGAACTTCAAAAGGCAGAATATCGTGTTGCGAGCGTAAAAAAGCAAACGAAACGTAATAACGCACCACCGCCCTTCACAACAAGTCTTTTACAGCAGCAAGCGTCTACGCGGTTGCAATTCAGTGCAAAAAAAACAATGCTCATCGCCCAGCAGCTTTACGAAGGTATTGACATAGGTACACAGGGTACTGTCGGGCTTATTACGTATATGAGGACGGATTCTTTCCATATCTCAGAACAGGCGCTTTCATCCTGCCGAACACACATTGCTGATACCTATGGTAAGGATTATCTCCCGGAAAAACCTAATATACATGCATCCAATAAACAAGGCACACAAGGCGCCCATGAGGCTATTCGGCCTACTGTGGTAGAATATACGCCTGAATCTATAAAGGATTTTTTAACAAAAGACCAATATAAACTGTATGAACTGATATGGAAAAGGTTTGTAGCCAGTCAGATGCAACCTGCTCTCTATGCTGTGACAGACGTTGAAATAACTTCAGGATTGTATACCTTTAAGGCAAGAGGGAGGGTATTACTTTTTGATGGTCATACCCTCATTTCAGGACATGAGATAGATAAGGATGAACAAATCCTCCCGCCGTTGGAAAAGGATCAATGGCTTGAATTAATAACATTATCACCTACCCAGCATTTTACTCAACCACCTCCACGTTTTACCGAGGCTTCTCTTGTTAAAACTTTAGAAAAGATGGGAATAGGGAGACCAAGCACTTATGCTACCATTATCTCTACAATACAAGATCGGGGATACGTCAAACAAGAGAAACGTGCGTTCTATGCCACGGAATTAGGGATGTTGGTTACTGAAAAGCTCATTGAGCATTTTGCTAAAATAATGGATGTAAAATTTACTTCCCATATGGAAGGTGAACTTGATAAAATTGAAGATGAAAAAATTGATTGGCTTACGGTGCTGAAAGAATTTTATGATCCTTTCAAAATGGATTTGGAAAAAGCAATGGGGGAGATGAAGAGCGTAAAGGGTACTCCTGAAGAAAGTAATCAAGTCTGCACTTTGTGTAGGCAACCTATGGTTATACGGTGGGGGAGGCATGGAAAGTTTTTGGGATGCTCAGCGTTTCCTAAATGTAAAAGCACCCTTCCTCTCGATGAGAAAGGTGAGCCAGCACAACCTGAAATGACCGAACAAAAATGTGAAAAATGCGGCAATGCTATGGTCGTGAAGACTGGCCGGCATGGAAAATTCTTGGCCTGTTCCGGATATCCGGAGTGCAAAAATACAAAATCTCTTAATGGTGAGGCGACAAAGGTCGAACCAACCGATGAAAAATGTGAGAAATGTGGAAGTTCTATGGTTATTCGCTTTAGTAAGAAAGGCCGGTTCATGGGTTGTTCTGCCTATCCAAAATGCAGAAATATCAAGCCCCTTCCTACAGGAGTAAAGTGCCCTCAGGAAGATTGCGGTGGTGACTTAATACAACGGAGATCAAAACAAGGCGGGATATTCTTTGGATGTAGTAAATATCCGGAGTGCGACTATATTACAAAAGAGCTGCCGACGATTCCCCATGTATCCGAGGAGAAATAA
- a CDS encoding phage antirepressor N-terminal domain-containing protein, with amino-acid sequence MESLVKFEDVKEGFDRQKALKPADVRFEEFNGKPLRIAIVTISGEKVPVVSLSDIAGYTDHDKKNLWRLINEDMFLKEWSVTVVMTMTDGKNYEVMALTLDGFIGLMVKINPKRVK; translated from the coding sequence ATGGAAAGTTTAGTGAAGTTTGAAGACGTAAAGGAAGGGTTTGACAGGCAGAAGGCGCTTAAGCCGGCAGATGTGAGATTTGAAGAGTTTAACGGGAAGCCTCTAAGGATTGCTATTGTAACGATAAGTGGTGAAAAGGTACCGGTGGTATCGTTATCTGACATTGCTGGCTATACAGACCATGATAAAAAGAATCTTTGGAGGTTAATTAACGAAGATATGTTTCTAAAAGAGTGGTCAGTTACCGTTGTAATGACCATGACTGACGGCAAAAACTATGAAGTTATGGCTTTAACCCTTGATGGTTTTATCGGTTTAATGGTCAAAATCAATCCAAAAAGAGTGAAATAG